One window from the genome of Treponema sp. OMZ 838 encodes:
- the prmC gene encoding peptide chain release factor N(5)-glutamine methyltransferase, with product MFTVADARRCAVDLFMQSAILKTQPRSSLTLDADVLLQHFLNKPRAWLFAHDDADISPIREAFYAAAERRCTGLPIAYITGEKDFWGLPFHVSPDVLIPKPDTELLVERSLTVIREKTAALRQDQTLFILDPCTGSGCVAISILHTLEAEGIRNLCCIAADISPAALAIARLNAERLLSAETQTRLHIIEGDMRALPETIARFQKLLRLGTTPFPKGADRTSSPPLSAENLRFDLIAANPPYVPSALTQELLKDGRNEPALALDGGSDGLDFIRILTNNTRTVLNRNGVLLSEVGEYHAQAARRLFETAGFSDIRIHQDLAGQDRLIEGEHDGRKS from the coding sequence ATGTTCACCGTCGCCGATGCCCGCCGCTGCGCCGTCGATTTGTTTATGCAGTCGGCAATACTGAAAACGCAGCCCCGCTCGTCTTTAACGCTCGATGCGGATGTCCTGCTGCAGCACTTTCTCAATAAGCCGCGGGCATGGCTTTTTGCCCATGATGACGCCGATATTTCTCCGATACGGGAAGCCTTTTACGCGGCGGCAGAGCGGCGCTGCACCGGTTTACCCATTGCCTATATCACCGGCGAAAAAGACTTTTGGGGGCTTCCCTTTCACGTGAGTCCCGATGTACTGATCCCCAAGCCCGACACCGAACTGCTGGTAGAGCGGAGCCTCACCGTCATAAGAGAAAAAACGGCGGCTCTCCGGCAGGATCAAACCTTGTTCATACTCGACCCCTGCACCGGATCGGGCTGCGTCGCAATATCCATTTTACATACGCTTGAAGCTGAAGGCATACGAAATCTCTGCTGCATTGCCGCCGATATTTCTCCCGCCGCCCTCGCCATAGCCCGCCTCAATGCAGAGCGGCTCCTGTCCGCTGAAACACAAACGCGGCTTCATATCATCGAAGGCGATATGCGCGCATTGCCGGAAACCATCGCCCGCTTTCAGAAGCTGCTGCGGTTGGGCACAACCCCCTTTCCCAAAGGTGCCGATAGAACATCCTCGCCACCTCTGAGTGCCGAAAACCTCCGCTTCGACCTCATCGCTGCCAATCCGCCGTATGTACCCTCCGCACTGACGCAGGAACTACTCAAAGACGGGCGGAATGAACCGGCATTAGCCCTCGACGGCGGCTCCGACGGTCTTGATTTTATACGGATTTTGACAAATAATACCCGTACTGTCCTAAACCGCAACGGAGTCCTTTTAAGCGAGGTAGGAGAATACCATGCCCAAGCCGCCCGTCGGCTCTTTGAAACCGCAGGCTTTTCGGACATCCGTATCCATCAAGATTTAGCAGGCCAAGACAGACTAATCGAAGGCGAACACGATGGTAGAAAAAGTTGA